Proteins encoded in a region of the Solanum dulcamara chromosome 9, daSolDulc1.2, whole genome shotgun sequence genome:
- the LOC129903098 gene encoding bidirectional sugar transporter SWEET1-like, with protein MGVVHTLHFVFGIFGNATALFLFLAPIITFKRIIQNRSTEQFSGLPYAMTLLNCLLSAWYGLPFVSPNNLLVSTINGTGAVIESIYVLIFIAFAPKKEKKKISALLLLVLTVFAAVALVSMLSLHGNKRKLFCGIAATIFSIIMYGSPLSIIRLVIKTKSVEFMPFFLSLFVFLCGASWFAFGLLGKDPFVAIPNGFGFGLGTVQLILYAIYCEKKGFTKKLTLDESLTTENGKSHQEEKQSSNNNKSKLEQV; from the exons ATGGGTGTTGTTCATACTCTGCATTTTGTTTTTGGGATATTTG GAAATGCCACTGCTCTGTTTCTGTTCTTGGCACCAAT AATCACATTCAAGAGGATTATTCAAAATAGATCCACTGAACAATTTTCTGGCTTGCCTTACGCTATGACTTTACTCAACTGTCTGCTTTCTGCATG GTATGGATTACCATTTGTGTCACCAAACAATCTGTTGGTGTCTACCATCAATGGGACTGGAGCTGTAATTGAGAGCATTTATGTGCTGATCTTCATTGCATTTGCAccaaagaaagagaagaagaaaatctcAGCACTTCTTCTATTAGTCCTTACTGTTTTTGCTGCTGTAGCCCTTGTTTCCATGCTCTCTTTACATGGAAACAAAAGGAAGCTCTTCTGTGGTATTGCGGCCACGATCTTCTCTATCATTATGTATGGATCTCCTCTATCTATCATA AGATTGGTAATCAAGACGAAGAGCGTGGAGTTCATGCCATTTTTCTTGTCGCTATTCGTGTTCTTATGTGGCGCTTCCTGGTTTGCCTTTGGCCTTCTTGGCAAGGACCCCTTTGTTGCT ATTCCAAATGGTTTTGGCTTTGGTTTAGGGACAGTGCAGCTTATCTTATATGCAATCTACTGTGAGAAGAAGGGATTTACCAAGAAATTAACCCTTGATGAGTCGTTGACAACAGAAAATGGCAAGTCTCACCAAGAGGAGAAGCAATCTAGCAACAATAACAAGTCAAAGCTTGAGCAAGTTTAG
- the LOC129903557 gene encoding CENP-B homolog protein 2-like, whose amino-acid sequence MSGEIIQGKAKDLFLKMYGETNLEFSFSSGWLERFKSRYIIKSYRRFGESGSVIMKNIENELSNIRSKLDQFELKDIYNMDETGLFYRLEADHSLATKQLEGRKKDKERITLAFCCNDEGIQEVGELDEGTQELNDVISNLAYRNVMDVEHLLNYPNENDTVMELPTEEKIIQSVMNNDDENDPE is encoded by the exons ATGTCAGGGGAAATTATCCAAGGAAAAGCAAAAGATCTTTTCCTGAAAATGTATGGTGAAACTAATCTAGAATTCAGTTTCTCTTCTGGTTGGTTAGAACGTTTCAAGTCAAGATACATAATCAAATCTTACAGACGTTTTGGTGAAAGTGGTTCAGTTATCATGAAAAACATTGAAAACGAATTGTCTAACATACGGTCAAAACTAGATCAGTTTGAATTGAAGGATATTTATAATATGGATGAAACTGGACTATTTTACCGATTGGAAGCTGACCATTCACTTGCTACCAAGCAACTTGAAGGTCGCAAAAAAGACAAAGAGAGAATTACTCTTGCTTTCTGTTGCAATG ATGAAGGTAtccaagaagttggtgaattaGATGAAGGTACCCAAGAATTAAATGATGTCATCTCTAATTTAGCCTACAGAAATGTGATGGATGTTGAACATCTTTTGAACTACCCTAACGAGAATGATACAGTTATGGAATTACCTACAGAGGAAAAGATTATTCAATCTGTAATGAATAATGATGATGAGAATGATCCTGAATAA